The genomic interval TGGCTCAGGACTTGAAGGAGCGGCTGTCATGGCCTTGTTTGGGCTATCGACTTTCCCTGCTTTAGCTGTGGCTGCTTCGATCGCTGCTTTTGCCAATAAGAAATGGCGGCGATTTATGCGTAAAGCAAGTGTAGTCACGGCGATTGCTGTGGGTGTCATCTCGATTTTGCGCGGGCTTACGGTGAATGGTGTCATTCCTTCGATTAATCCATGGCTTTGGTAATTTGCTAATTAGTTAGCTAATGAACCGCTCGCAGTAATCTGTCGATGGTATACGTTTGGTCAACCGTCTTGAGTGTTAGAGTCGCTTTCCATGTGCCAGCCATCAGCGGTACGCCTTCGCCCGTATATGTTCCAGGATCAGCTTCCGTCATTTTAAACTCGTAATCACCGCAAACCATATCCATCATCTCAAGCTTGACTGATAGTTCAGCTCCTTGTAATGGGGCGCCCGAGAGATCAGTAAGCTCGATTTTAAATAAATTGTTGTCTA from Paenibacillus sp. FSL K6-3182 carries:
- a CDS encoding FixH family protein, whose protein sequence is MKAEHKPNYNLLKFTIILLVLAIVVVLIFTWLRKGEELSPPMTEHLFDKGEAKWSIDGYPAKVLDNNLFKIELTDLSGAPLQGAELSVKLEMMDMVCGDYEFKMTEADPGTYTGEGVPLMAGTWKATLTLKTVDQTYTIDRLLRAVH